DNA from Tripterygium wilfordii isolate XIE 37 chromosome 15, ASM1340144v1, whole genome shotgun sequence:
TTCAGAACTTCTTCGAATTTTCTAACGATGCATTAGTCATGCACATTATTTCATGAGATATTTTGTTAGTGGTTATTTCCATGCATCTTCTTCCTCATAACACTTTCCAACTCTGATGTTCAATCCTTTGAGCCTCAGTTTCTGGCTGCAAGTGTTGACCATTTGTTTCTTTAGTTTTGATCCATAAGTCCAAAACCACAATTAGAGCAAAAACTCTCCGTAGCTTACATGCGTCAATTCCTTCTATAAGTTCTACTGCCAGAAGGATATTATATTGAACATCCTCTGTTGTTCTTCTCTCCTGAAACCAACCTCATGCTCTTCCCTGTCATTATAGTAAATCTAGTGTTGCCAAGATTAACTTCAGTGAGAACCCACATCTGTCCTCTCCTTTCCAGAATTCTTGCTCTTAGAAAAACCATTTTATAGACATTCAGGAACATCGAAATCCATTAATGCTTTTCGGTAGTTCTGTTTTCTTGTGCAAATCATCCTTGAATTCCTTCTTATCATTTATGGCGATATTGAAAGTTTTTCGATTCATGGCCATCTATATCCTACCTTTAAGTATTTATTAGACATGAGGATTAGTGGTATTTCCATCCTCAAAATCTAGCTTATAAAAGCTCCAACTTGAAATTCTTGGTCTGACAAAAATATGGTTGATCATAGTAGTGAGTTCAGTATCCTTAGGTCTATATTTTCAAATTTCTGTCTGAATAAAATCTATCTCATTTGTAATAACTACAATAATATCTTAGCATGGGTCGAAGACACATTTTTCGTGAGACTAAATTATGACTTGAAATTCTGTAGGCTTCATACAACTAAAATTCCCATGTTACTCTTAACTCGTAAGACAGATTTAGAAGATAGACTTATGTATATCTATCTTACATACATCACAAAGCTGAAAATATATTTCCCTTGTTGTTAAAATATGTTTATATTACTATTTATattgaatggaaaaaagaacCAACATGGTGCAGAaagaaaatatgtatatattattattacataacaagtgttttttgttttttcttttggtataCAACAATGAAAGAAGGAATTCAACATAATTTTGCCTTTATTTACAAATTTACATTATACATTATCTGTCTCCTCTAAATTTCTATAGATATGTTATCATATATGATCAATATCCTATTCAAAAAGACTATTTACTCTATATATACTTCTAATAGATAGATGTGTAATTTAGATTCACCAAAATGGGGGAATGATCTAAATATATgttcttttcatcttttttctataattcaatCAATGTAGCTCATTGGGAAGATAAATGAATGATCAATTGGTGATGATGCAGAAAATGTCAAATGACCCCGAGGTTTGTGTACTGATATCTTGCTACTCGTCCTGTAGGTAGCCTGTGGTTTTCATGGTGTAATTCAATTCTAGaatttaacatatttttcaaacTTAATGCTTAAATTTTAAGTAAGTAAAATGCTTATGAAAAATGCTACCTTAACTCCCACGAACTATTTGTGTGATGTTGTCAAGAGGTAGACAATAATAGTCTGGAGAAAGTTTACTTTGTTCAGTTGTTGATATTTATTTAGTAGCTTAAAGCGTTTGGAGATGCAGTTATGTTGACAGTGAATAAAACATTTCTAGTGAATGAGGTTCAAAGTGATTCGATTTCTTTAGGTGTCGTTATATCTGTTATATAGGTAGGCCATTTCTTCTTGCCATAACCTAATTAGTTTTGAGGAAGAGTGGAAACatgcttttaatgtttttcgTCTTAGAAAGAATCCATTTGCTTCCTCTGTATAAAGCGCTAGAACAACTTAACTGATTTGGAAATCGTACAATTGAATTGCTGGGATCTTCAATTGTCTTTTCACATTACTGGCAATGCATATTTTACACGACATGTTACTTTGTACTTGTTTTGCTAACCTATGGTTGATTTAGCATATCCGACGCTGGCGACGCACCATTTATGTTAAGAAATGAACAAGAACAAATATGTTCTACTCAGTATAATAAAGATACCTGTTGTTGTTCCAAAACTCCTCTCATATATGTAGGTTCATTGCTTGGTAAATTGCACCTCCATTGGTAGATGATGACTCTTTATTTAAGTTAATAATAATGCTGCACGGTAACTATGTAATTGGAATTCAAGCTACAAGAATGATATCATGTTTCTTCATGAAGAGCATCGTTAACATGAGATGttaaaatttttgtttcaattcccTCTTCTATACAAGTAATACAAgtatgcattttttgtgttacGAGTGCTTTGATTTGGTAgtagttgttttcttttgttttttttttttttgtgtgtgtgtgtgtatgtgtgtctaATGGGAACCTCTCCATGGAAGGACCCTTTGGGCCCACCCCAGCAGAGTAAACCCCGGACGGAAGTTTCCCTACACGGGATCAACATACTTTGCTGACATTTTTACCAAGGGGGTGGCGCCAAAGTCTTGGCGAGAGGTTTCGAATGCTTTGAATTGGTTTAATTCTTGTTACATTCGCTTTTCTCTGATTAGAAGATGGTCAACTTTATATCATACTGATTTTAGAATCTTTTATCCGGAACTGTGAAACAAATGCAGTGGCAGGAAATTCAGCTGGTGTAAAAATACATGCTGTGTTTGTTTCCAGAGCTTCTGGCCAAGTACTCAAGAATTATGCTGGCTTACCTGATCTGGAGCTGTGGATAATCCCGAGCTTTGAAAGTTCAGCATGGTCAATCATGGCAATCTCCTTTATTTCTCTCCTTGCGATGTTTGCTGTGCTGGCTACGTGTTTCTTTGTGCGCAGACATCAGATAAGACGAGAAAGGCCTCGAGCTTCTCGCGTCCGGGAATTCCGTGGAATGAGCAGGCGTTTAGTGAAAGCAATGCCAAGTCAGATATTTACTTCTGCTGTAGAAGACAACTGCACTTCAATGACATGTGCCATATGCCTTGAGGATTATAATGTGGGTGAAAAGCTGCGGATTTTGCCATGCTGTCACAGTAAGTTCTCTTTGCCCGACTGATATTAATAACTATATGTTTTTGGCGGATTGGCTTCTCGGCATGCATTTTGAGGAAAAAAGAGGTGTGTGCCATAATTTTTGCATGGATAAGATGGGGCAGTGCTTATTAGGCCATGACATTATATTTGCACTTGTTCAAATGTTGACCATCTTGGTTCTGATTTGAAAACTCTTGTAGCTGCTGATTCAACTTGTGGGATCCTTATCATTTCTCAAGAATATGTTGTGCATTTAATGAACCTAAAACTGTGGGAATCAAGTTCCAGTGGTTATCTTAGTGTTAGAAATTTGAACACAAGTATCTGAATACACGTTTAttttacatatatgcatatcaGCATATGTGTTAACCCCATTGACTACTCCCTTTTCTCTATTCTCTTTAACAAAACATGACACAGTTGCTCAAGGTTGTGACTTGGTTAGACAAACATGCATTGCTGTGTAACTAGTCAGCTTGAATCATACCATCATATGAATAAACTGACAGTTAGGATTCTGAAACATCAAGTAAGGGATTCACTGTGCCGAGTGGTCATAGCTACTGGCATGGATTTTGTGTTGTCAAAAGTGCAAGGCGCACTTTATCCACGCACAAGATGAAGCAAGCTGCTAAGTGATAAAAAATTATGATAGAAGTACGCAAGTAGGGTGATCTTGGAGATGGTTTATAATAGGCTGTTAAAGGCCAACACAATGATCTTGttcttccttcttcctttcttgttcttttgtATTGCATGACATTGGTCCCAACGGCACCCCAGTAGAACAGCAAAGCTCTATGGTTTCTCACCCTTAACTTTTCTTTTCCCTCGTTTATTCTATTGGGTTTGTACACATTCTGTTTTAGAATAAAGATGAAAAGGATGGAAGATGTAAATAAGCTGTGTTTTGAATTAATTTGGGACTAGGGAAACTAAATAAGTAATGTAAATCTATTACATGGGCCTAGTGGCTAGTGCAACTGCGATCTTTAGAAAACAACTTAGTCCGTTTGAAAAATGGCCCAAACAGGTTCATAAGCCAAAGAACCGCCCTTGCGCACATTTGGAGGTGATGCGCATTGCACTGACCCACATGCCTACTGCCTGAGTGGGCCTCACATTGCCCAAGCACCTAGGCAAGCCTCCGACAACACTGGTATTCATGAGATACACTGATGATAGGAAATGCATTGTAGTAAATACTGCATTATaagtttgaaaattgaaactaGTCATAATGTTGCTTTTATTGGAGAAGTTAAAGAATAAATACATTATTTGTGAATAGAAATGAAGGATCCTGAAACACAAACAATGATAACAACAGATTGCATTGCAAGCATCTTTCTGCAATAGCAGCACCTTccttgcttatatatatattgatgtgTTACTTTCGTGGCATTGTAACAGAATTTCATGCTTTCTGTGTGGATTCTTGGCTTACGGCATGGAGAACATTTTGCCCAGTATGCAAGCGTGATGCGAGGACTACCACGGGTGATCCATCAGCATCTGAATCCACGCCATTGCTGTCAGCTTCTGAGGCTTCATCAGCACTGTTGTCGTTTAGATCATCTTTAGCATCATCATCAGCCATTCAAATACTGCCAGCATCGTCTGAGTCTCTTTCAGTTCCTCGTACTCATTCGTATGCTAGCTCTTCGTATGCTCAACAGTCTCTAAGATCCTGCCATCAGTCTCTTTCCATGAGCGTGAGCCGAAGCTCAGTTGATCTTAGAAATGCTTCTTCTCAAAGATCCCACTATTCCATTTAATTTCACCACACTCTTCAGGTTATCCGTCTTTAATGCCAACAAGTTCCAGATACATGTCTCCCTATATTAGAAGCCCAAGCTATGCCTCACCAAGTTTAATCACTTCATCAGATTATCAGCTGAAGCCACTTCGCTGTAGTGAGTCAGCTGCAAGCTTCTCTCCTTTTGCTTCTGCTCATTCGCTTCCAGAATCCTGATTGGAAGTTTACCATATGATAATACTGGTAAATGCTACAAAGCTATAGGAAAAGTGAGCTGGCATTTGTCAAACCTTTCTGACCTATAGTTCTCGCATTACTGGCATTGCTTGATTATTTGTTTTCATTGATTTGCTTGGTTGCTCTCTTATGCCAAGGCTGGAACATCATGTGCAGCCGCCCGTGTTTGCACATTGTAGCATAAGTTTGTGCTGTTTGTGTGTGTTAACACTATTGAGTGATAATTATGCTTACAGGTTGATGTTTCTCAAATCATCATTACTGGAGTTTCTTTTCGACAATGATGAATATGTTGACCACTGAGAAGCTAACTTGAGTTTTGTAGAGTTTGCAGGCGCAGATGGACATGGTAATGATTTGCAGTATCCCTCTGGGTGTTGTGTTACTCATTTTCATTGTCTTGTGTACTTGTTTATGTTAAAATGTAAAATTGATGCAACGGAATGCTTGGGGTTCAAAGTTATTAACTAGAGCTATAAAAGGCCGACCATACCCAAAAGCAAAGACTTGGCAACTAAAACGGATTGTCAAGGGAGATCAAATGAACCTACACTAAGGCCTTTCTGGCTCTAAAATCCACAAATTCACATTTCAGTGAATTCCATCGATGCTTGAAGCTTCACCGGGAGCAAAAATATATAGACTGTACTATGAGCACCCTAGTTTCATAGATTCACCATTGTAGCTTATGAATTGGCTAACTACCAAAGATTATCTTCTGGTACTCTTTTAAGGCTTCATTTGCAATCGGGCTTTGTGTCAACCTTGAACTTCTCTACCAGTATTTGATCTCAGAGCAGATACAGATTTTGTGCCTACTGAGTGGTCAAATTATGAGTTCTTTTGGCCGTGAGATGACCGGAAGCAATAATACAATCCTTTTTGATGCCTAAACACAAGAGTTGCCAATAATTTTACATTAAGGCATACTAATATGCTCAAACcatataaaatttttttaaaaaaaaacatggaaatgaaataatttttgCAGGTAAATCAAAGCTAACTGGTaactcagaatttttttttcttccactcTAACCTTGCACTGGCAGGCAGTATCAGAGCAGAATCTTGAACCTAGTCTTCTTTGTCTCCAGATCTATACTCATTTCTTTCAGCCGCAGAACTCTCTGCATGATCATCAACCTTCTCTCCAGAACCAACCCTCACAccttcatcatcaccatctttaATACTTCTAATCAGCATCAATATTGCAACCAGAAAAACAATTATGTACACTGTTCCGATGCCGATAAGTGAATTGATGTAGCCCATCAGTGATGGACCACTGACACTTTTAACTTCTGTTCTTCCTTCTCTGTATCCTTCGAGGAATCGTGAGATTTGAGAACCCTGATCCTCTTCATCAATGCTTTCTGACCCAATAACCTTCagccaaaaaataaagaacagcAAATAAGTATGTGTATTGTCTTTCTTCTTTCACCAAAAAAACAAGGGtagggaaaagaaagaaaaaaaaaaagcgcaaCAATTGTAAAACAAAATCATCTACTAGTATAGAGAATAAAAAAACTGTTATCAGCTGAACACACAAGACGCCCAGGCAAAGCTCATTGAGTGACTAATCAAGATTTCAATATCCATTTTACTTCATTCTCAATAGATGAAAGAAGTACATTGTTATGGTGGGTAAATTCATCACTACACTACTTCTAAGCTCCAATATGAGCTACTAATAAAATCTTCGATGCTTAGCATATTCTGTTGATTCCAAACATATCTAACTTGCAAGATCAAAAAGATGTTTACAATTTTTTCTAGCAATGAATTATTTACACATTAATGATCAACAACTTTAGCAAGCAAACTAATAAGTGGTGTAACGGTGTAACTACTATAAGAACCTCTTTTTCTACAGATGACCACCACAGAAGATAGTTTGGCTATAAGTGTGGTTGTTCTCCTTGCCAATGTGCCAATTGTGAATTTTAGCttaatataaacaaataaacaaacaaccaAATAAATATAACCTAGTTTAGATGGTCTGATCCGCACCGCCCCTGTGCATCGGAAGGGATTCTAACCCCCAAAggacaaaagacaaaaagatagtTCAATTTAACATGGTGAGCTCAAGTCACTAGTAGTCATACCAAGATGTATTCCTCATTTCCATCCCAAACTATCATTTTAGGCAGTTTTGTCTTCTTGCTGACCCCGAATGTGTAAGTAAAATCTTCCCATTGTTTAACCCCAACATAACCAAAAACTAAGCCACGATTTGCAGATGCAGCAGCTTTCAGCAACTTGATCAATTTATGTGATTTCTCTTCCACCTCATCCTCAATAATTGTTAGTACAATTTTCCTCTCATCATCTTTCAACATCTTCAGTGTCTCATGATTTATAGGCACAGCAAGAGGGAGTAAGTTTTGTTTTATAAACTCTTCCAGAAACTCCTCTGCACATTAGAACAGTAAGACTTGTTTATAATATTTCAAGCATTTACTCAGATCATAAAACATACGAGCATTTGAGGAGTCAAATCTTGATGAAACATCTATTTATACCTAAAAAATGCACATACACAGACTGTAAGGACATAAACAAGACTTCCGTTGTTATGCTGATCAAAGACAAAGCTGGAGCCACTGTTGAATACACAGATGTTTCAGctcagttgagcaattcagctTAGAGGTGTTCTGTTTAGTCCAAGAAAATATAAGGTTCAAGCTCCATAAAAGCTTGTCTAATACACAACAATTTCTGTCTCAACTCAAAATTTAAATGGACTGGTGACTAATGACCACGGATTATTTCATTTAAAAAAGGTATAGGCTACAAATGGCTTGAAAAGTAACATCAAAGATACGTATTTACCGCTACGATTACTTTGAAGAGATTTAATCTACATGTGCAATAAGCAATATGGGTAATAAACTTATTGATAAAATGCATCATAGAGTTGAGTATTTAATGAAGGCGATAGTGTCATAGACAATCTTCATCCTAAACAACTAGCAAAGTATTCCTCCAGAAATTGCATGCACTGGCCAAAATCATTCGCAAACTTGGCCCTAATGCATATTTACTTGACCCAGCAAGTCATTTGAATACTAGTCGGTTCTTGATACAGTATGATTTATCATCACCATACAAGACACTTTTCATCCTCGTGCTTTATTATCAATGTTGCTATATGCGAATCAGATCCTAAGGCACACGGTTATCACAGCAAAAGGATGAAATGAATATTTGTTAGTCAAAATCACTGTCCACCTCACCAACATtgctcttttttaaaaaatgcaatACGAGGTCAATGGATTAAAACTacaaaattaaagaagaaataTAAATTTGACTCAAAATCAGGAAAAAGAGTTTCCGTTGGCAATAAAGATAATGTTCATTTAAATATCAACATCACAGTAGTTTATTGGGTGCCTCACAGTAGTCTGTGATAAAGTGGGAGTGAATGCTGACACAAAGGCTATTGCAATTGAAAGAAACTCAGCTACCAGCTACTCAGATAGGAACAATGGTGAAGATGACAACAGGCTGATAAATATGTGGACAGAGACAAATTTTAGGCTACTGCtcaaaatccaatttaaatttatatggcggttgaaaattttgcacttaaaagttaaaataaatattacttTTTTGCAGTCTGTATATTAGATAGACCTGCAAGAAGCTCCCAAATTAAATTTATGTGGCTGATGAAAATTTTGCACTTCAAATAAATATTACTTTTTTGTAGTCTATATGTTAGAAAAACATGCAAGAAGCTTCCTTAGTTGTTGATTGACTTCagggaaaaacaaaaaggtgaaagaaatCAAACCTTTTCTCACCTATCTTTGAAATGTAAAGTAGTTGAGGACTAAGTTCAAAACTTTTTGCCTATTtgcattatcaaaagaaagaatatatttCATTTATTTCCTGCTTCAATAATATGATACCACCATGACTAATATTGGAGCTACTATGTCAACCCTTAACTCCTACGAAATCTTATGCTATTAGTTGTGGAAGATTACCTATTTCCTTGATAGAAAGACTCCAGTGTATAGAAGGATAAATCACTACATAGATCGCAAATAGATATCTGAAAATTACCACAATCAGacaaattcttgattattttccttttttcctgaGCAACAAATGTGACCCTATTTGTCTATGACTACTTACGAGCCAATTTCATCTTATGCGTGTGCTTTACTTTCATTTCGTTTGACAAGATTCTTCACAAAAGGTATGGTCAGCAGCCTGCATCACATTCAACTTGTGCAATGACCAGAGAAGTATGATATAGATCAACTAGAAGTGAACATTATAGAAAGAATTAAAACCAAATGCACATAAAGAAACAGATCAAAGATTCAATTTTTACACCATATTCAAATATTCATACTTCAAATAAAGGGAagagaaaaaaacagaaaacaatcaAAACATCGATTCACAAGACATCGAGCATTCACTTATCTAGCagtattatttaaaataaagcACAAACAAATCAACTTGACTAGCCTTGATAAACTGATTAAAGCTCACCTTCAAAGGGACCATAAAAAACACTCCGCTCATTGTAACTTGGGCGAAGTGAAACCAATGCAGGAACCTTGTCAAAATCATATCGTACCATGACATCCTCTGAAAAATCATTGGCCACGGAGAACCATGCCCTTTTCTTATACTTAATGGCTAACTTTGATATTAGTGTCTCGTTTAAGCCGAAACCTATATAAATAGGAAAGTAAGTACCAGCCTCTTCAACAAAGTCAATAATAGCAGAGTCTGAACCGAGGATTGCAACATCAGCAGCAATAAACTTCTTGAGATAACGTACAAGTAAATCAGCTTTCCTTGGGCCATAATAGTCTACTGGAATGCCATGCATAAAGATCTTGAGGGTAGGGAACCCACTGCATAATAGAAACATTTATTGCTTGGTGTCATATGGTCATAGACTAGTTTTGGCATGCATTAAGAGCCAACCCTATAAAAATTATCAATCTTTCGAGATTTCACCCCTGGCCAAATTCACAATGTTAAATGCTGTTTTCAAGTACCCATGCACCTCCAAGCATCTGGCTAAACAAAACAGGAAACCCGGATTTAAGTTACTCTTTTGAGTGACCTTTTCATCATAAGTTTAATGTTGGAACtcaaaattacaaaacccacaaaCTTGATAAACAGAAAGCCACTGCCCATTTAATGATTACTGAATGAAAGTGATTACTCTTCCAAAATATCTGCTAAAATGTATGATATCTTCCAGAAAAATCTGCTGCGacgattattattattattttttattatctttgtCAAGCACAGAGCACCACAACATtagtcaaaatcaaagtttgattAATATGTCCATTGAACAAAGATTCACCCCTTCCCCCCACTCcctctgaaaaaaaaaacattaaagcaGTTGAGAGCAAAGGCTGTAGAATACATACTCAATATCATATGTACTAGCAAGACGGGTAAACTTGTCAGCATTTACTTTTGCTATTACCACAGGCTGCTTCAATCCAGCAAGAATAGGGGCAGCCGCATCCAACTGCAACTCAAACATTAAagtaaatttaaattatttaagagCTCCAATATAATGCCAGTggctttttatttaaaaatactACTCGCATCTAAAGATAGGgtactgaaaaaaaaatccagaaaaaaattaagcattccAATCATCAATGTAAAAGTATCAATCAGAAAATTGAAgaagttttctttatttttttcttttgaatcaaAAAATAACTATTGCAGAGCCGAGAAGTCCCAGCCAAGCACAAAAGACAATTAAGATAACTGAAATAGATTGATGCTCTCAAAACTGAACAAACATCATAACTGAATTCCCCTACACCAAAATCTAAGAGGGTGAGACCATGTGTCCAGGATTTTTCTCAAGGTGATCTCCAGAAAgctttttcttctctccatcCTAATTCACCAATAGTTACTAAAAACTATCAAGACAACATTCATCAATCTGTTGTTGGTGTGAAAAAATAACCAAGATTTAATTGATCTCCAAATTCTCGGCTATAACCTCAACAGATACCCAATAATTACAAGGAAACCTCACGAAGATTTCCAGATCATTTACAGTCAAAAAGCGATTGACCAAATAAAGAGGGAAGAAACAAAACATGATTTCAGGAAAGTCCAGCCTTCTTCAATACTGCGGTCCAATGGGTCAAAAACACATCTTTATCATGGAAGTGAGGTATTATGTGTTTCCTAATGAGTTATGACTTACAAAACTTAGAAGTGGTAAAGAGTTTTCTTGGGTGAAATAGTTTTAGCTAATTTTTGCAAGAAGGGGAGTATAGTTTATTGTAGGCAATCTAGGCCATTCAATATCTTTGCACAACTCTCTTGTTAAAGCCAGTTAAAAGAAAGTACTTCACCAGAACAGTTGTATTAAAGAGGCTCTTAAAATTACAAagagacaaaaaagaaaagcaacgaAATAGCAAGACGCAGAGTAAAGGGAATTCCTTTTGGACAGGGAAACATACTAATTGGTGGTGATGCAAGTAGCCAAGTACTTGATATCCATTTCCTTCCATAGCATTTTAAGAATCCATTACAtactccattcaaaaaaaaaatacttaaacaATATATAGAAACTGTGTGATCGAAGTAAGAACTCTTGAAGGTTTAAAATCATAGAAAGACGAATGAAAGTAGAAAACCATTCCTAAATGGGTTAGTAATTGCAAGTTGAAACACAGGGCATTTGATGGAAGTAAAGACTGAAACATAGGGCATTTTATGGAAGTAAAGACTGAAAATAGGAAGAAGGGGCCATAGTTTACTCGGTGATTTGTTGCTTCTCTCTACGCATGTAGATACAGAAACCGAGTGACAATGATAGTACTACAATGAATCTGTATTAGAATCCAGACTCGCCTGTTGATATTCATTACATTCATTTTAAAAATGCTGTACAATTCAAAATGCCAAGATGCGAAGAAGTTATAGATCTCGATTGCACGAGACAACTAAACTCCATCTTAATCCATCATCAACTATACGAAACAAAATAAAGTAAGAGAACATGAGAAGTCAAAAGCTGATTCTCCAACCTCGCACATACAACATAAACAAGTACATGAGCGTATGTCTATATAAAGGCAGAAAGAGACCGTAAGGAAATTGATTTGACCTCGGGAGAAAGACGCTTGCAGTGGCCACACCAGGGAGCGTAGAAGTCGACGAAGACAAAGTCAAAGGAAGAGATGACTGAATCGAAGTTGGAATCGTCAAGCTCCAACACCTTTCCATCAATCGAGAACTGCCGCTCGGAAAACACTGTTGTTTGCAGACACAAGATCGATACAACCACCAGTAAATGCCGCATCTTGGACTTTGAATCGTACTTAACCACCATCATCAGCGAATCAGCGATGGCCAGTGAATCAGTGACGGCCTAGGCTTGTGCGAACTCCAACTCCAATGTCTCTTTGTTTGgaaattaattgtttttccctctctttaccAGTTTGGCTGCTGCTTCTCGTGTTTCCTTCAACATgaaataattatttcttttccaCTACAACCAATAACAGGATAAGACATTGACACTTAGGAAGGACGCAGGCAAAAAGTCAATTAGAGTCCATATTGAATTGATTAGGAATCCTTGGTCtgacaaaatatttattattttataaattgttAAATTTATTTTCAGTAATAATATAATCACAAaacatttttatatataaaatttgaaGTTTGTTAAGACCAcatatatttcatatatattggTACTCACTGACTCAAGGGATATATATGCCCTTAACATTCAACTAAATTTCTTTCTAGGGCATTCTGG
Protein-coding regions in this window:
- the LOC120016524 gene encoding LOW QUALITY PROTEIN: receptor homology region, transmembrane domain- and RING domain-containing protein 2-like (The sequence of the model RefSeq protein was modified relative to this genomic sequence to represent the inferred CDS: inserted 1 base in 1 codon), which gives rise to MRSVSFVFVVFLLALTLWMVSGNVVLIGNNVTLSFDDIEAIFSPPVQGSGECGVLHLAEPLDACLELTNKVERVPNTSLPFVLIVRGGCSFEDKVRKAQKAGFKAAIVYNNEDDGVLVSMAGNSAGVKIHAVFVSRASGQVLKNYAGLPDLELWIIPSFESSAWSIMAISFISLLAMFAVLATCFFVRRHQIRRERPRASRVREFRGMSRRLVKAMPSQIFTSAVEDNCTSMTCAICLEDYNVGEKLRILPCCHKFHAFCVDSWLTAWRTFCPVCKRDARTTTGDPSASESTPLLSASEASSALLSFRSSLASSSAIQILPASSESLSVPRTHSYASSSYAQQSLRSCHQSLSMSVSRSSVDLRNASSQRSXLFHLISPHSSGYPSLMPTSSRYMSPYIRSPSYASPSLITSSDYQLKPLRCSESAASFSPFASAHSLPES
- the LOC120016525 gene encoding protein disulfide-isomerase 5-2-like — encoded protein: MMVVKYDSKSKMRHLLVVVSILCLQTTVFSERQFSIDGKVLELDDSNFDSVISSFDFVFVDFYAPWCGHCKRLSPELDAAAPILAGLKQPVVIAKVNADKFTRLASTYDIDGFPTLKIFMHGIPVDYYGPRKADLLVRYLKKFIAADVAILGSDSAIIDFVEEAGTYFPIYIGFGLNETLISKLAIKYKKRAWFSVANDFSEDVMVRYDFDKVPALVSLRPSYNERSVFYGPFEEEFLEEFIKQNLLPLAVPINHETLKMLKDDERKIVLTIIEDEVEEKSHKLIKLLKAAASANRGLVFGYVGVKQWEDFTYTFGVSKKTKLPKMIVWDGNEEYILVIGSESIDEEDQGSQISRFLEGYREGRTEVKSVSGPSLMGYINSLIGIGTVYIIVFLVAILMLIRSIKDGDDEGVRVGSGEKVDDHAESSAAERNEYRSGDKED